The DNA segment ATATTTTTAAACTCAAGTGGTTGAGTATGAGTTATTATTGGAAGTAAGAATCCATTCATTTGCTTAACAAAAAAGGGGAGCAGAATATGCAGCAAATGCAAAAATGGATGAGTCTAATGTTGATcttgatgatgatcatgatggGGATACTGTTGGAGACGCTCCGTAATATGTTTCGTTTTTCTTTGACTGTTTTATATTTGAGTTTTTAGTCTTGTTTGCTTAGTTATCTTGTTCtattaatgaaatttttgaatgTTCTGGTTTACGTGTTACAACACCTATTTGACAACATTGCacaaacatgtttgaattcaGGGGAAGATAACTATCTAATTCAGGGGGAGTTATTATACAGGCGGAGATAATGCGTAACAGaaagataatatcatttttggatgttttgaccagaaaggcaaaaataagagattgaaataaatattttattccttaattaatGTTTTCTTGTTGAGTATGGAGTTTTGTTTTTCTAgactaataaaattttttagaaTATTAGTAGATATGATaagattttctaaaatattgatatttatgATAAGATCTCTAGATATTGTACTATTGTTCAAAAGAATTTATTTCCTAATataattattgttttcatatttgtgtacatttacaaagaataaactCTAGGGCAAAgaaagtctataaataagaatCATTGATGTTGCGCGTGTGTAGTTTTTTGAGTTGAAGTAGAGCGGTGAAAGACCGGAGGAAGAGCAAGGAATTACGTCAGCAGATTAATAAAGAGATCAAGCCAAGGCTTATTGAAGTGTAATCGTGACTTGTTGAAAACATTCAATCACAATACTTATTCATTGTTTTGATTGATGTGTCGTTTATTCGAGAATTTCGACTTTAACTTTGTTACATCCATAGTTTTGATTAGACggtttgaaatatatatttggatGCAGTTTGCTCCCTCAGGAGTTAGCCTTTGTTTTTCACTAGTATTGATTTTTATAAACTAGTAAGAATTCTGGTAAATCGTTTTGCCTTGAAACACCACACAATTATTTATActtttgcatgatttattttatcttattttattcattaaagtttatttgtgtttttaattaatatattatgttgCGTGTTTTTAATAAGTTTTATAACACCTGCACACAATACCTAAATCATATACACACAATCTTAATATTTTTGTACTTTTATGTTGAACAATTCTTTTACCAGTAATTAAAGAGGAGAAAGAAACAGATAAGGGGGGAAATTGAGGAGACATGGGAATGAAACCGAGAGGAGGAACTTGGGAAAAAGGAAATCATTTAATTCTCATTGGGatccaaaaaaataagaaaataagaaCATTTACAAACTTGTTCGATGGTCTGACCATCTAACACTACATTCCAACAGATTTGTCATAGTTTTCCGATCAACAGAAATTCGagtgaaaattattatatgcccAAACTCAGAATGCATCATCCGTGTTTACCCTCAGCTGATGAGATGATTCGAACATTACAACTTCAATATGAATCATTACCCAAATGTAGTCTAAAATCTTGATGGTTTTTTAGCATGTTCTTCAACATTTCTTGATAACCTTTTGAATGGCTTGTCTGATAGCTCCTGCTGACGCAAGTTTCAATCCATTACTCTGCAGATATAGATGTTCGAAGATTAGATATCTTGCATATATACGCATCTATACTATATATACAAACTTATTTGAAAGTTAGCATACAAGCATAGTCTTGTTCAAGCAGTGCTTGTTCAAAAAAGATGACTTCTTGGGCTTGAATTCAATCAAGTTGTTAATTTCAAGCTTGAGCAAGCTCATATCGAGTTAATCAAGCACTTCATGTGTGAAATTTTTCGAGCATCAATCGTACTTGAGGAATAAAAAGGGAATGCAACAACTTAACACTTCAATCTTTGTAAGAACCATTATAGTTTGCAGAAAAAATTTGGGTGTGATCACGTTCGCGCAAAGAGCACTCCAGCTCCACACAAGCAAATAGTCAAGGTATACCCACTTCAATTGACTTAAGAAATATTTCGACTCATTTCATACTATAAGTCAAACTGATTTATATTATGTAAGTTTTACTTATTCCTAATGATTTTAATTAGAAAAGCAAACCTTGGTTTTTATGGTCATGGAGAGGACCCCATCGCTGTTGGAAGTTTGGACGCTTTGTGGATGCAAATGTAGTTTGCTCAAGACTTCCATAACTTCGAGCAGTACACATTCCTTCCAAGAACACCTTGTCTCAATTATTACATCATTGTCCACAATACTGACAATTATATCATCTGTCGAAGAATCTCTCGATCTAACCATGTTCTTCACAAGTCCTACTTTATCGATATCACAAGCTTTTCTCTTGCTTCCCAGTGGCTTCTTGCCATTACCAATTCTGTTTTGGCCATAGTTATCAGAGGTCTGTTCAATGGCGTCGTGCAATTTACTTTTTGTCAACGACTCTTGCTCCATCACTTCTTTGTAGGATTCCAGTTCTTCGACCTTTCTCTCGAGCTCTTTCAAATACTCGATTGTATGATCAAGAATTGATACTTTGTCAACCTGCAAGAAGCATGGCCAAAAATCTTCTCTTGTAAATATGCTCAACAAAATGGTTAAAACAAAAGGCGAGTTAATTTTGTACCATGTCTACAATTATTTAAAGCCCAATACATCGACAACTGTTCATTTTGTCCAAAAATGTACATGAGAAAAGCcacaaaacaatatttataatCGCTGTTATTGATGTAAATCAATTTTTAAACTGTACAATACCATAGAACAGCATGTTCCGATTAAAACAGCCACATATGTAGCTAAGACGCACAGCAAGGGAGTACTATTGTTGGCCAACAATGTGGAATCACAGTAATAAGCAAATGCTCAAAACAAATGAAAGAGTTTTACATACCTTGCCACCAGATGGGACTAGTGACCCTAGAATAATAAATCTCTCGTTGATTTTTTCTCGTCGTTTCCTCTCAGACAAGACGTGGTTTCTGTCGTTCTCATCAGCTTCCTTCGAAGAGACATCTTTTTTACCCTTTTGTCTTTCAGATTCAAGCCTACATTGGTGCATTCTAGGTACTTCAAATATAACTTTCTTTAACAAAGTTTGTGGCGTTGGGGTTTGTGGCAATCGGGCACTCAACAACCCATCCTTCCTCCAACTAACAAAGCTCGATTCTTTATTTCCATTCCTGACGTATGGACCAAAAATCAATTGGTgggagcttttcaaaagattcgTAAGTACGCTGTGGTAATGAATATCATCACTTTGAGGACCAGCCTTCGGTTTCTGCTGATAGATTTCTAGAGTCTTGTGTCCCTGATTGCTAGTTTCCTTATACCCGTCGGCA comes from the Primulina huaijiensis isolate GDHJ02 chromosome 8, ASM1229523v2, whole genome shotgun sequence genome and includes:
- the LOC140982752 gene encoding transcription factor GLABRA 3-like — translated: MATAKNTKQVPGNLKKQLALAIRNIQWNYAIFWSISAEKPGVLTWGDGYYNGDIKTRKTVQAAELNTDQLGLQRSDQLRELFESLSAGETNQQAKRPTAALSPEDLTDAEWYFLVCMSFAFSIGQGLPGKTFAENRTIWLCNAHLADTKVFSRSLLSKSACIRTVVCFPHLGGVIELGATDLVPEDPNLIQHIKTSFLEIPSFVVPKIPSHVPNNSTKNNALISETPDNANMLENEVDQFLDCPDVEICSPDDSSNDFGVDMLREESNLAEGVDGEASQMKNWPFVDEAVSNGLNNSTNSSDCISQTYENPENVVPLADGYKETSNQGHKTLEIYQQKPKAGPQSDDIHYHSVLTNLLKSSHQLIFGPYVRNGNKESSFVSWRKDGLLSARLPQTPTPQTLLKKVIFEVPRMHQCRLESERQKGKKDVSSKEADENDRNHVLSERKRREKINERFIILGSLVPSGGKVDKVSILDHTIEYLKELERKVEELESYKEVMEQESLTKSKLHDAIEQTSDNYGQNRIGNGKKPLGSKRKACDIDKVGLVKNMVRSRDSSTDDIIVSIVDNDVIIETRCSWKECVLLEVMEVLSKLHLHPQSVQTSNSDGVLSMTIKTKSNGLKLASAGAIRQAIQKVIKKC